From one Montipora capricornis isolate CH-2021 chromosome 10, ASM3666992v2, whole genome shotgun sequence genomic stretch:
- the LOC138021956 gene encoding adenosine receptor A3-like — protein MDKMADDSLDKPNETLLEGQLTTVKFSPSECIAWLTVLCTVGIAIVTVNSLAVIVYLKEPRLHKRSMYLVISLAVADICVGVITLSIDVFRSGRKFSLWEYYLSPAGESILLVVLTLFPLASVTNLAVISLERMHATFRPFTHRLLKKWIFGASVAFVWLTAVLNSACMYLYALFTLGGEIYSYLSIFVCCLFIIVISYTSVVAKMYCGTHLHHNGAVSRERKLTKTLFIVTAVSLALLLPHNLSFFLIFSKRTYSGFSSQTFHLRFFSISLVYANSLVNPIFYAYRIPEFKRAISLFLGCTSRAQGFP, from the coding sequence ATGGATAAGATGGCTGATGATTCCTTGGATAAGCCAAATGAAACATTGCTTGAAGGACAATTAACGACCGTCAAGTTTTCTCCATCGGAATGCATTGCTTGGCTTACAGTACTTTGTACTGTAGGTATTGCCATAGTAACGGTCAATTCCCTTGCTGTCATTGTTTACCTCAAAGAGCCCCGTCTTCACAAGCGTAGTATGTACTTGGTGATCAGCCTGGCAGTTGCAGACATATGTGTAGGGGTGATCACGCTGAGCATAGACGTGTTCAGATCAGGTCGTAAATTCAGCCTATGGGAGTACTATTTGTCGCCAGCCGGGGAAAGTATTTTACTGGTTGTCCTTACGCTCTTTCCATTAGCTTCGGTGACAAACCTTGCCGTTATTTCTTTGGAGCGGATGCACGCTACGTTTCGTCCATTTACGCATCGTCTCCTCAAAAAATGGATATTTGGAGCATCTGTTGCGTTCGTTTGGCTTACCGCTGTGCTAAACTCCGCTTGCATGTACTTATATGCCCTCTTTACATTAGGCGGTGAAATTTACTCATATCTGTCAATATTTGTTTGTTGCTTATTTATTATCGTCATTTCTTATACATCGGTCGTGGCCAAAATGTACTGTGGAACTCATCTTCACCACAACGGCGCAGTGAGtcgagaaagaaaactgaccaaaACACTATTCATAGTGACAGCTGTATCTTTAGCGTTGCTGCTGCCGCAcaatctttcttttttcctcatATTCTCCAAACGAACTTATTCTGGCTTTTCCAGTCAAACATTTCATTTGCGTTTCTTTTCGATTTCTTTAGTTTATGCCAATTCACTAGTCAATCCCATTTTCTATGCCTATAGAATCCCAGAATTCAAAAGAGCTATCTCTTTATTTTTGGGCTGTACATCACGAGCTCAGGGTTTTCCTTAA